The Candidatus Thermoplasmatota archaeon genomic interval CGTCGCTCCGACGGCGAACCGGGCGCCTACGCTCCGCATCCTCTCGCCCGCGAACGGTAGCCTCGTTTCGGGCGTCGTCGTCATCGAGGGCGAGGCGACGGATCCCGACGCCGACGATGTCTTCTACCAGATCGGCATCGACGACGGTTCCTGGTTCGCGCTTCCCTCGGGCGCGTCGTTCTCGTACGCTTGGAACGCGACGCTCGAAGCGCCGGGACCCCATGTGATCACGATCCGCGCGGGCGATGGAAAAGGAGGGGCCGCCACGGCCGTGCTGACGCTCCTCGTCGAGGCGCCCGACCTCATCGCCGGAGGTCCGTCCGGCGATGGGCCTTCAGCGACCCCCGGCCTCGCGCCCCTCGTCGTCGCGCTCGTCGGCCTCGTCATCGCCGCCCTGCGGCGGCGATCGTGAGCGCCGCTCCCACAGGGGCTCGCCCGCCTCCACGATGCGGAAGACGCGGTGGTAGGGGATCATCGCCGTGCCGCCCATGCCCCGCTCGCGCGGCGCGCGGACCTCCATGAAGCTCGCGTGGAGCGCGACGACGTCCGAGCCGCGCACGATCCGCGTGTCGTTCGCCACGCCCCGGTGCACGTACCACACCTCCACGGTTGCGAGGTCGCGGTCGGCGCGCCACTTCAGTTCGTTCAGGACCTCACGCGGACCGTGCACGCGCGCGGCCTCCCGGAGCGTAGTCGAGCACGTCCACGCGCGGCCAGCGCGCGCCGAGCTTCCGGGCCGCTGCGAAGGAGAGCCCGGCGCGGAACCGCGCGCGCGGGTCGTCGAGGAGCGCAAGGGCGCGCGCCTCGCGGGCCGCGTCCTCGGCGTCGAGCGCGCGGCGCGCGGCGGCCTCGCCGCCGAAGTAGACGGGAAACGATGCAAGGCCCGTCCGCTGCTTCGCGCGCGCAGGAGGCCCCTCGGGGCAGAGCGGCGCGAGTCGCCACGGCGCGGGACTCGAGACTGGGAAGGCGCGGCACACGAGCGGGCGGTCGTCATACACGGTGCAGCGGAAGCCGTCGAGGAAGGTGCACGGCGCGTGCGCAAGATGCCACGCGACGACGACCACGCGGCGGGCGCGCGCGTCGAGGAGGAACGTGCGCGGATGGAGCTTGAGCCGCAACCCGCGCGACTTCGCGACGGCCTTGAGGCGCGCGGCTTCCGGGGGTGAGACGACGAGGCCGTTCGGACCGTCCTCGCACGTGTAGACGCCCATCTCCGCCATCGCGTCGATGAAGGCCCGTTCCTCCGCAGCGGCCTCGGGCGTGCGCTCGGGCTGGAGCCGGCAGCACTTCGCGCAGTCGCTCGGACACGCGAAGCCCGTCACCACGCGCCCCCTTCGAGCATGAGGCGCGCGTTGTCGAGGCTCTCGAGGATGGCCTCACGCGCCCCTCCGATCACGGGCCGCATGTGACCCGGATAGAGGTCGCGCGCGTCGAGCGCCGCGAGG includes:
- a CDS encoding YkgJ family cysteine cluster protein, with amino-acid sequence MVTGFACPSDCAKCCRLQPERTPEAAAEERAFIDAMAEMGVYTCEDGPNGLVVSPPEAARLKAVAKSRGLRLKLHPRTFLLDARARRVVVVAWHLAHAPCTFLDGFRCTVYDDRPLVCRAFPVSSPAPWRLAPLCPEGPPARAKQRTGLASFPVYFGGEAAARRALDAEDAAREARALALLDDPRARFRAGLSFAAARKLGARWPRVDVLDYAPGGRARARSA
- a CDS encoding RNA repair domain-containing protein translates to MHGPREVLNELKWRADRDLATVEVWYVHRGVANDTRIVRGSDVVALHASFMEVRAPRERGMGGTAMIPYHRVFRIVEAGEPLWERRSRSPPQGGDDEADERDDEGREAGGR